A window of Corallococcus macrosporus DSM 14697 contains these coding sequences:
- a CDS encoding FruA-associating protein, FapA, protein MTTTTAQAGFAKVTSPYPEEQELLAPALAAPTPYQAAQLRQKASRWLSRAQKELHDAIFARDGSEASLDRFASARAELDSAETWALRVAEAFSRRRD, encoded by the coding sequence ATGACTACGACGACTGCACAGGCCGGCTTCGCGAAGGTGACGTCCCCCTACCCCGAGGAGCAAGAGCTGCTGGCCCCAGCGCTCGCCGCTCCCACGCCCTATCAGGCGGCGCAGCTCCGCCAGAAGGCGAGCCGTTGGCTCAGTCGCGCACAGAAGGAGCTGCACGACGCCATCTTCGCGCGGGACGGCTCGGAGGCGTCCCTGGACCGCTTCGCCAGCGCCCGCGCGGAGCTCGACTCGGCGGAGACCTGGGCGCTGCGCGTCGCGGAGGCCTTCTCCCGGCGCCGGGATTGA